The sequence CTGATTATCATGCTGCTTGTAGTGATTTTTTAGGTGATTCTTGTGCTTTTCCTTGGCAAGTTCATACTTTATATTATCCAATTGAACTTAAGCATAAAAATAAATTTAAAGCTGTGGGTAAATTGTCCAAGCCATATAAATTTGTTTTTGTTGGTAGATTAGATGGTGATAAAGGAGTTGATATATTATTAAGAGCAATCAAGATTGTGCAAACCCAAAATTATCAATTTCAAGTTACGATTGTTGGAGATGGGGCACAAGCGAATCAACTTAAAGCATTAGCATCTGAATTAGATATTCTTAATAGCGTTAACTTTTTAGGTAAAATTCCCAATACAGAAGTAACTTCCAAAATAGAAGATGCTTTAGCTTTAGTTGTTCCTTCTCGTTGGCAAGAACCAGCAGGTTATGTTGTTTTAGAAGCATCTAGCGTGCAAACTTGCTCAATTGTTTCTAAAATGGGAGGATTACCAGAAGTAGCCGGACCTCATAATTTGTTTTTCGAGAATGAAGATGCACAAGGATTAGCCAACTGCATGAAAGAGTGCCTGGATAATCCGGAAAAAACTGTAGAGCGTGGCTTGTTATCCAGTGAATATGTAAGCAAGTACTTCTCTTCTCAAGGTGCTGCACAAGAATTCATGGATGTTTGTACTCAGCTAAGTCCCCAAACGTCGTAATAATCTATCGGTTAACTGTAATACTTGCAAACTTAAACTACACCCTCAGCTTAGTTGAGGGAGTTAAATTTAAATTTCAAGCTCTACAAAAATGTCGGGATGACTGGATTCGAACCAGCGGCCCCTTCGTCCCGAACGAAGTGCGCTACCAAGCTGCGCTACATCCCGGCAGTAGCCTTGCGGTTATTATCATATCACAGAATTTAAATAGAGAGGGGGTAGAGGGGGTAGAGTGGGAAGAAATTCATGTCAATTAACAACTAACCACTAACCACTAACCACTAACAACTAACCAAAATTGCGTTACCATAAATCCTGTATATCAACAAGTGGTAGGATTGTGACTGTAAAACCAGACTGGTTGCGGGTAAAGGCTCCTCAATGGGAACGTGTTGGGAATGTTAAGGAAACTCTGCGGGATTTATCGCTGAATACTGTTTGTGAGGAAGCATCTTGTCCGAATATTGGTGAGTGTTTCAAGGCAGGTACCGCTACGTTTTTAATTATGGGGCCTGCTTGTACTCGTGCTTGTCCTTACTGCGATATTGATTTTGAGAAAAAACCGCAACCTTTAGATCCTACGGAACCCTCGCGGTTAGCGGAAGCTGTTCGTCGAATGAAGTTGAATCATGTGGTGATTACTTCTGTAAACCGTGACGATTTACCTGATGAGGGAGCTTCCCAGTTTGTTCGCTGTATTGAAGCAGTACGTACTATTTCACCGAAGACTACTATTGAAGTTTTAATTCCCGATTTATGCGGTAATTGGGAAGCTTTGGAAATTATCCTTAAAGCGCAACCGGAAGTTCTTAATCACAATACAGAAACTGTTCCCCGGTTATATAAACGTACACGTCCCCAAGGTGATTATCAACGAACTTTGGAATTATTGAAGATATCCCGTCAAATTGCACCTTGGATTTATACTAAGTCTGGAATTATGGTTGGGCTTGGGGAAACCGATGAAGAAATTCGGCAAGTTATGCAAGATTTACGCGCTGTTGATTGCGATATTTTAACTATTGGACAATATTTACAACCTACTCAAAAGCATTTAAAAGTTGGTGATTTTATTCATCCCGAGCAGTTTGCAGGATGGAAGAAATATGGTGAAGAAATTGGTTTTTTACAAGTTGTTTCTTCTCCGTTGACAAGAAGTTCTTATCATGCAGAGCAGGTAAGAGAGTTGATGAAACAATATCCACGGGAGAAAACTTCGGAATTAATTTAATTTTTGACTAGAGCTTATAGCAAAAAGCCCCCCTTTTATAAGGGGGGTTGGGGGGATTTTTAACGTTTGCAAAAAACCAATTAATTATAAGCCCCCAACTCTATTAAATTAGCAATCCTTGCAGCAGTTAAACCCGTAACTCCTGTGATATTAACTTTTTCGGCATGGCGATCGCCTTGAAAAAATGCAACTATCTTACCCGCCTTAATATCCCAAAGTTGAATAATTTCGCTATCTCTACCTACAGCTAATAAATTAGAATCTTTACTAAAAGTAAGACTCCAAGGTGAAGAGAATTTTTCTTGTAATATGGCGATAGATTTATTCTTATTTATATCCCATACAGTTACAGTACCATCGTAGCTACCATAAGCGATAAAATTGCCATCATAACTAAAAGCCAGAGAAATAATTGGTTTACCAAAGTTTCCTAAAGTCTGTAAGCATTTAGCGCTATTTGTATCCCAAAGTTTGACAATACCGCTAGTATGTCCGCTAGCTAAAATTAAACCATTACAATTAAATTTAATAATATAAGAAGCTCTTTCTTGTATTGTTTGAAAACATTCTCCAGTTTCAACATTCCATAGTTTAATAATCGAATGACCACCACAACTAGCAATTATGTTTTCATCAGGGCTAAAACTAACAGAAAGCACCGGACGATTATGACCGTAAAATGTTTTTAAACACTGTGCTGTATCAGAATCCCAAACTTTTACAGTTCTATCGCTGCTACCACTAACTATTTTTTTTCCATCTGAATTAAAGGCGAACGACCAAATACTATCATCATGTCCTTTTAGGATTTTCGACGGTATTTTATTGCTTGTAGTTAAACAATTATTTAAATCATTTATCTGCCAAATGCGGATAACATTATCTTCATTACCAATATTTGCACAAGCAATTGTTTTTTCATCTTGACTAACAATTAATGAAGAAAGCCAATCTTTGGTTTTAAAAAGAGTATATATACATTGCTGAGAATCTATATCCCAAAAATTAATTGTATGTTGACTACCGCTAATGATTGTCCGATTATCGCTGCTAAGTATAGCCGAATGAACATAATCGGCACGCCCTTGCAAGGTTTTCAGACATTTTCCTGTAGTGACATCCCAAATTTTAACCGTTCTATCAACGCTCGCAGTTGCTAATATTTGATTTTTACTACCGAAAGCTATAGCGTTAATTTCAGAAAGATGTCCAGACAAACTTTGTAAATATAAACCAGTATCAATATCCCATATTTTAATAGTCTTTTCACCGCTACCAGTAGCTAAAAATTTTCCGTTATTACTAATATCAATTAAAGAAATATTATAACTTTGAGATTGTATTTCTATAGATTCAGAATTATTCAAATTCCAAACAGTTACAATCTTATCTCTAATACCGCAAGTCAAAATATCATTCTCTTTAGTATGCCCAAGAGATAAAATAATACCACTATTAGTTGAAAACCGATCGATCAATTCCTCTGTATTAATATCCCAAACAAAAATCGCACCATCGTCACAACCGAATATCAAAATATCATCTTCAGATAAAATTAGAGAACAAATACGACTTTGGGATTCAATTAATATCCGAGAATTACCCGTATTTAAATCCCAAGATATTATACTTCTGTTAGAATAGCCAAATAACTTGCTTCCATCTCGATGGAAAACAAGATTTTTGACTGTATGCTGATTCGGTGACTCTAAAGTTAAAATACATTCCCCAGTAGAAGCATCCCAAATTTTAATACTTCTATCTCGACTCGAACTAGCTATTTTTAAAGAATCTAAACTAAAAGCAACAGATTCCACTATAGTTTTATGTCCATGGTTTTTAAAAACCTGTTGATTTGTTTGCCATTTCCACAAACAAACTTCACCATCAATACTTCCGGTAACTAAAAACTCTTCAGTTGTATTAAAAGCAAGACTAAAAATAATTCCAAAGGTATTAGAAAAAGTCGTTTGTGTAAAGTGACTATTGCTAAAATCAACATTATTTAAACTTATTCCCTGTAAATTAGCTTGTCGAATATTTAAATTAGAGAAATCTTGATTGCTAATCTCAGATGATAGATGAGATAGCAAATTAATAATATTCCCTACAGCATACCCAGTAAGTAATGGTGACTTCCCTCGAAAATGACTAAGAATATTCCTTAAACTAGTTTCAACTTGATGCTGACTTCCTAAAATAACTTCTAAACCTTCAAGAATTGGTGTAATAATTAAACGTTTCTGTATATCTTGAATGTAATCTGGTGAAGTCGCTTTTAATAAAGCATGACTTTTAAATAATGAAATATCTCCAGAAGAGATTTCTTGAGATATTTGATCGATGTAATTCGTAGTCACATATTCCATGACTACAGACTGTAGTGAAAATTTAGATTTATTTTTCTCAATCAGGGAACGACGATTTAATGATTCTAATATTTCCAGTAAGCTAAATGGTTGTGAGACTAAATCGGATAATAACTCTTTTAAATCAACAGCATCTTGATTAATTGCTAACCAATATAATAAAGATTGCTCTAACTCCGACAAACGATTAAACTGCCGTGCTATCAGATTGCGAACATCACCAAACACCCTACTCCTATTACTTTGAACTAAAAACTCAGCAATATTTCCATCAAATAAATCTAAGACTGTAGAAGCGATAAATTTAAGATATAAAGGATTTCCCCCATAGTTGATAGTTAGCTGTTGCCAATTTGAATCTGTAGCATTAGTAATTCCTTTCCCTTGAAAAATCTGCTTAACTTCTGAAATACCCAAACCACTGATTTGTAAACAACGAGCAGGTAATTCCTTCCCTTCAATAGCAGAAATCTCTTTTGGCTTTTCCCGAGAAGTCATCAGCAAGCAACTTTGATGGGATGTTTCCCCTAACTTCTGAAAAAGTTCACCGTAGCTTTCATAACCCGATAAATAATTCCCTGCATAATTACTATCGCAGAAAACAGCATCAACATTATCAAAGACTATTAAACTACGTTGATTTTGTAGATACTCTATTAGCTTATTAATTAAAACAGAAATATTTCTAGCTAAATCAACTTCTTCACCATTAGATAAAACTTGTAATAAATTCGTAATTATTTCTAAAGGTGGTGGAGCATTACGTAAAGAAAACCAAATTGTCAAATCAAAATTATTTCTGAGATTTTGAATTACCTTTGCAGATAAACTTGTTTTTCCAATCCCACCAATACCTACCAGTGTAATTAAACGACAGCAATCAATAACAATCCACTTTTGTAGTATATTTAACTCCTCAGCACGACCGAAAAAAATCGAAACGTCCGGAACTTCACTGCAAAAATACTGATTTTGTTGATTATTTTTTGATAAAACTAACTTTGTATAATCGCTTTTATCCAACTCCAGATTAAAACCGCGAAAAAATCTTTCTAAAGTACGTCTATCAACAGCAATCTCTCGACGTAAAACCTTAGAGATAGTAGCTGGATCTAACTGAGTAACTTCAATTAAAGCTTCAATAGTATATGGTTTATCAGAATTATTTGTATTTTCCCATTCATGGAGAGAATTTTCTAATTTCTCCCACCCTCCATCGGTTAAAACAACTCCTCTACCCCTTCTTTGTACCGTCATAATTATCTTCAATCTCGAAGTTATGGATTTTATGGAATGTTAATTAACCTCACCCTCGTTCCCTCTCCGCTATCTTGGAGAGGGATGTCCGAAGCAGACTTTCACCACTTCTATTTCTTCTGCCTCCTCCTTACCTTCTCTTTAACAAGAAGAGGGATGTCCGAAGCGGACTTTCACTCTTTTCCCTCTCCTTAACAAGGAGAGGGATGTCCGTTAGGACAGGGTGAGGTTTTTATTAATGAAAAATCAAAATGTTTCTTAACTTCCCGAACTTCCCTGGTGTAGAAAATTAACAAGTGCCATCATGCTTATAGATGGAATTACAAATAAATCCACAACTCGCAGTTATTAATTAGATTATTCTCAAATAATTTAAAAGCTGTATAAACTGCTGCGGAATATGCGATTTATTTAGCAATTTGTAATTTACTAGTATTTATCTATAGCTTCTAAGAGGTAACTATGACTAACATTAACACCGAAAATCTACCACTCTGGGTACAAAATCGAGACACAGTATTGAAAGCAAACAAAAACGTACAATGGCGTTATGATAAACAACCAGATTACACTAAGTCTAATCAAAACTTTGCAAAAGAAAGTAAGCAAAATCACCCCGCAAATTCCCTTGAAGCACTGGTACAAAACTTAGTACGAACATTCGACATTGAAGCCAACTTTAAAACTGATCCTCAACAGTGGATATCCGTTGTTCAAGATAAGTTTCGCATGAGTACCAATGGTGGAACTAACTATAAATTAGAAGACTTAGTAGAATCAGGTACTTACAAATTATTGATTGGTGATACCCAACACTACAAAGCTTCAGAAGAAAACTTTGAAACTTCCACCAATCTTTTTCACTCCGCATTCCCCGAAGGCTTTTTATGGGAAGTAGTAGAAGTCTATTCTGCACCGCCAACAATTGCTGTTAAATGGAGACATTGGGGACATTTCCGAGGAGCTTATAAAGATTATGTCCCTACGGGAGAAACAATTGAAATCATTGGCATGAGTATTGTTAAAGTTACCGATGATTTAAAAATATTGTCCCTAGAACATTATTACGACAATACAAAATTCTTAGATAAGCTAACATCTGGTGGTAAAACTTCAGGTGGAGCAAAACAAACACCACCATCCTTACAACAAAAATTTTGGGGTTTCATCAAGCAGCTTTTGCGACCACAATTAAAGCCAGCAACCGTAAATTTACAAACTAGTCGCTGCCCTTTCGCAAACTTAATCAATAAATAAAAATTAAAAACTCTGCGTAACTCCGCGCTAACCTCTGCGTCACTCTGCGTTAATACAATTCATACTTCATTAACTGACAGGGCAAAGTGCCGTTATAAACAGCAATCCTCTGCGAAGACTTCAACCCAATATATTTAGCCAACTCCTTATTCCCACTCAACACAAATGCAGTCCACCCCTTAAAACGCTGCTTCATCACATCACCCAAAAGCTTGTAAAATTGACCTAAATCGCTATCTCTTCCCAAACGTTCCCCATAGGGTGGATTGCAAAACAAAACCCCACTATCTGCTGGTGCCGCGACATCAGCAAGCTCCATCTGTGAAAAATAAATATGATTCTCAACACCGCTATTCACTGCATTTACACTCGCTTGCTCGATGACATCCTCGTTATTATCGCTTCCCCAAATCGAAGCAGGAAGCGTATCCAACTGACAAGCTTCCGCTTCTGCAATCAACTGTTCTAAAAGCGACAAATCAAAATCTCTCCAAGTCTCAAAACCAAAAGATTCCCGAAATAAACCCGGTGCAATATTCAAAGACTTCAAACAAGCTTCTATCGGTAAAGTACCAGAGCCACAAAGCGGGTCATAGAACATTTGATCTGGTTGCCAACCCGAAAGTTCAATTAAAGCAGCCGCCAAAGATTCTTTTAACGGTGCAGCTCCAACCGCCGGACGATAGCCGCGACGGTGTAAACTTTTACCAGAGCTATCAAGACTTACAGTACAAAAATCATTGCGAATATGAACGTTAATGCGTAAATCAGGGTTGTAAAGCTCAACATCAGAACGTTCCCCGAAAACTTCCTGCTGCTGGTCAACTATGGCATTTTTAACCTGCAGCGCTGTAAAGTGAGTGTGGTTAAGTTCGTCATTTTTACCAGTAGCGTTTACAGCTAAAGTATCTTCCGGTGTCAGATAATCTTGCCACTCAATCGTTTGGATACCCTTATAAAGCTCTTTTGCATTTTTACAAGGAAATTTAATTACCTTGAATAAAATTCGGAAAGGTAATCTGGCCCATAGATTCACCCGGTAAAGTAAAGTGCGATCGCCTTCAAATTCAACACCGCAAAACCCAGGCTCCACCGACTTTGCACCCAATTGTTCTAATTCCTTCGCTGCTAAATCTTCCAATCCGCGAGCAACCGTTGCAAAATATTCGTTCATATATTCAAGTAATTATTTAAAACCTAATTTAATTAAACTATTAATTAAACAATTAATTAACTAATTTCCTTAATTACCGAAGCTACCAAAGCTGAGATAATAGCAATAAATACGAAAATTTCGATAACTTTAAGCAAGGAAAGAGATGATAGCCATTGCTTAACTATCACCATATTAAAATTAGAACGCCAACTATAAAAATTTTCTTGCCATAAACCAGGACTATCCTTACTACGAAATCGTAAATTAATCATAGATAAAATTAAGGGTACACTTCCAACCTTAATACTCATCAACACATGAAGCGCCAAGCAAATTACTAAAATTAACCAAGAAATAAGATGGGCATAATACCAAGAATGATTAAGTTCTCCTTGAGGTAGCCACTTTTCATCCATCATTTTGCCAGAACAAACGGCAAAAGTTACCGCCAAAATACTTAAAGTATTAACTAAACGGTGTAGAGAATACCACCACATTGGTTCTCCAAATTTAGTTAGGTTCTTAAAAGAATCCGGCTGAATTAATCTTCTTTGACCTCTATGAAAAGCATAGATAGCAAATAAAGGAAATATTAATAACGTCCATACTCCAAATGTCCCATGAATTCCCTCAATTTCTGTAAATTTGGGTAGGGAAATTGTCCCCCAACGTCCATCAAAAACATCATAAGTCCAAAAAGCAGTAATAATTGCTCCAATAGTAAATAAGCCAATTAAAGCGTGAAGAATGCGTAGTAATAATGGTTGATAAGGCTGATGAAATTTCGCTGACATAAAATAACGAACACAAGAATCATTTACTATTTATTAATGTAGGGGAGACCTTCTTTGGGTATGGACTATCCTCCCCAAATATTGCCGTTGTGTTGTCGCGCAGCGCAACACGCCATTATGAGTTTAAATCTTATAATAAATGTGGGACAACTAACGGGCAGGTCTAATATTTAATTCATATTTCCCAGACGTCTATCTAAATTCTTTTGAGTTCCAGAATTTTCTCTACCTGTTCTTACCCAAGCAATATCTTGATGAGAATCCCGTGTCATTTGTTCGTCACGCTCTGCATCACTTTGAAATCCCCCACGAGTTGGAAATCCGGCATTATTCCGAGGATTTTCAAACATATGATAAACTACAACCGCTTTTGTTTTACCCAAGAGATACTGCTGCGCTAAAGTATCCGTACCTCTAGCATCTCCAACAACAAAACCTTGATTTTTTTTCAGAGCATTATTAATTTGTTGACGGTAGTGTTTGTCAAATTCTGCTTGAGTTAAATCCAGGTGTCCGCTGATGAAATTAATGATTTGCTCGGTTGTCATGTTTTGATTTTATCAAGTAGCTCGATTAATTTTTTATTAAGAATGTCATATCCTTGATTATTCAAATGCAGTTCATTAGAAGCATATTCTTGCAACATCATTCCTTGACTATCAGCAATAATCGAGAAACTATCAAATATAACTCACGGGGTGACAACAATGATACAAACAAGACAGGGGTTAGGTTTTAGGGGTTAGGGATTAGGGAATGCAGGAGTTCCTTTAAGGTAGATGAAATTCCGAAAAATGGCATTGAACTGAAATTCACGATTCTGCCGAGGGATATTGTTCATCACTTATTGAGAATAATTTCCCCATCACCCAACACCCAAACCCTGTCCTCATTTCAAGCTGCTTGTCACCCCCTGAGCAAATATAATCACCTTATCTTTAGCTAATGTAGCTATATAAGCATTAACTTCTTCAACTGCCGATCGTAGATCAAAAAGGCTTACGTTGGCTGTAATTCTGCAATCTGCATTAACTTACATTAAAAAATTAAATTAAATCAATTAGTCTTAACCTAAAAAATCTCTTAACAACTTATTGATTTTCTCTGGCTTTTCAAAGTTAGGAAGATGAGCCGTGCCGGGTATTTCTTCTCCCCAAGCATTAGGAATAGTATCAACAATATACTGGCAGCGTTGCTTAATATGCGGGAAATCTAGTTCACCCCAAATAACAAGCACTGGTAACGATAAGACAGATAATCTTTCATAAGCGTTATTGGGTTCAATTTCTTGAGTAAGTTCAGGCATCCCTAAAGCAATACCATTCATATCAAGAAATAATTCTCTCAAAGCACTATTAACTCTTCCTTTCTGACTAGTTGCACCGTCAAGCCATAAGTTAGCTTCAATTGCATTAACACGCGCTAAATCGTTGGTTTCCTCCGCTTCCTTCAACGTATTAATACGTGCTTGAATATTAGGAGCAAACGTTTCCGGCGCAGGAGCGCCGCTGATAGCAGTTGAAATCAGCACAAGCTTAGTTACCCGTTGTGGATAAGCAAGAGTAAAATCGATCGCAATACGTCCACCTTGCGAACATCCGACTAAAAAAGTATTTGAGACTTCCAGTTTGTCAAGCACTTTTCGTAAATCTTCAATATGTGAAAAGGCTTGATCGGCAGTTGTCGTTTCACCGAAACCCCGGCGATCGTAAGCAACTACTTGATAGCTGTCGTTCAAACCAGCCATCTGATAATGCCACATACGTTTATCTGCAACGCCTGCATGGAGAAAAATTAATGGTTTGCCTTCTCCTGAACATTCAACCGCAAGTTCAGCACTACCTATGTTAAGTTTAAAAGTCTCCGCCATGATTAAAGAGCAACTTTTACAATTGTGTATCTTAGCTGACTATTTTAATGACTTTACCCGCAGTAATCAGATCCAGTGCATCACAAACATCGGGTATCAGAGGTACAAGCTCAGATAAGCAATTAATCAGCGCTACCATAACTACAACTGCAACTCCAGCCTGTTGTAAGTTTTGCTCATACCTTAAGTTTTAGTCTGTGGTGAGCAGAATTGTAAAACCTGCCTGATGCATAAGTACCCTACTCACCAGATTTCAACAAGATTGAACAAGACTTTGCCATTATCAAAAAAAGGCGGATTTATTCTCCCCCGGATGTCTCGCTTTACGACATCATTAAATCATACGGAAATTAATTGGAATGACTATAAATCCGAAAACGGACCGCCATTTGCAAAAACTTTGCTACCTTGATATGCACATTCAACTGAAAGACTTTTTTCATTCTTAATCATCTTTAAATTAAAAGCACTTAAAGAAACTCCTACCTCATCATTTGACTTAGAAGATATTTCTAATACAGGAGCTATTTTAGCTTCAGCGGCTGCTTCATGTAGAGATGCTATTGATTTCTGAGCTTGTACTTTCGCAAAACCAGGATGCCACTTAAATTCAATTAAACTCTCTTTTACAAAAGTAAAGCATTTTTTATTGGGGATAAAAAGAGGTCTTTTAGCCATAATAAGTTTTACAATTATAAGAAGAACAATACAATTATGGTTTACCACATTTCCCAATCTTGTCTGGGAGAAAAGTAATAGCGACATTCGCCGTAAAACTTCTGTAAATAATTCCCTGGATTTTGCTTTGCCCAACAATTTCCAACATTTAAATTATAAAAGTGAACTGCATCAATATATTGAGCATCAATCTGATTAAATACAAGCACTTCAGCTTGAGGATAAGTTGTAAAATTACTTGGAATTTCTAAAATTTCGCGTTTAATACGACCATAATCTGAGAACATATTTTTTAAAACATCAGGTTGTGTTATCGCCTGAGTTCTCATTTCTAAGATATTTTCTTTAGCATTGTTTGAAGCTGCATTCTCTTGATAAAACTTACAATCTAGTTCCCATAAAACAGCTTGATTTAGCCCGTGCAGACGGGCTTTGTAATTATAGCCCCAGCCTTACAGGCTGCGGGTGATTTTTATTGTAATAAACCCATCCCCAACCTGTTCAATTAGAGATAATATAGGAATCCGTTTTGAATATTGAAAAAATCTAGGTATTTGTAGGGTGTGTTACGACGCTAGTCTAACGCACCGAAACCCTTACATCATGGTGCGTTGCGCTTCGCGACAACACACCCTACGTATATTTCAAAAATCAATTAGGATTCCTATATTTTCAAAGTATTAATTATCCACCCATGACTCAAGCACCACTCAAATTAGTAGCCTTCTAAGCTGAGGGCTTATGTTCCATTGCGCTTAAAATGACGAATAATGCTATATTTCCCACCGTCGCATACGTAATTATTATGGCTAATCAAAAAACAGTTGCTATTCTCGGTGCCGGTGCTTGGGGAAAAGCTCTTACAACTCTTGCTCAAATTAACGCTCATGATGTACGAATATTCTCGCGTCGCGGTTCGCAAACTTTAGAACAAACCGTGGAAGGTGCGGATATTATTCTCAGCGCTGTTTCTATGAAAGGGGTAAGAGATGTTGCTTCTCAATTAAAATCTTTATCTGTTTCTCCTCAAACTATTTTTGTTACCGCTACTAAAGGTTTAGACCCTCAGACTACATGCACACCTTCGCAGATTTGGCAAGATAATTTTCCCGATAATCCAGTGGTGGTTTTATGCGGTCCTAATTTATCTAAGGAGATTACCAAGGAATTACCAGCAGCCACTGTAGTAGCTAGCAAGATTGAAAGTGCTGCCGAATCAACGCAGTTAGTATTTAATTCAACTCGATTTCGGGTTTACACAAATTCCGATCCTTTGGGAGTGGAATTAGGTGGAACTTTGAAAAATGTTATGGCGATCGCTGCTGGTGTATGTGACGGTTTGCAGTTGGGAACCAATGCCAAGGCTGCGCTAATGACTCGCGGGCTAACTGAAATGGTTCGTATCGGCGTACATTGGGGTGCGAAGCCAGAAACTTTTTACGGTTTATCGGGTTTGGGTGATATTCTAGCAACCTGCAACAGTCCTTTAAGTCGCAATTACCAAGTCGGATATCAATTAGGACAAGGTAAAACTCTTACAGAAATTCTTTCCCAACTTGAAGAAACTGCTGAAGGAGTAAATACAGCTGAAGTTTTGGTACACAGAGCCAAACAACAAAATATTTCCATGCCGATTACTCAAGAAGTTTACCGCTTGCTGAAAGCTGAAGTCACACCACGACAGGCGCTGATGGATTTAATGAAGCGAGATATCAAGCCAGAATACAACAATTAGTTTGGGAATTGGGGTTGTGGGGAAATGGGGGATGGGAAGACGAGGGGACAACAAGAGAACAGTGTGCTTACAACTCTCAATTACCAATTACCAATGCCCCATACCCTATTCCCAAATTCAAAATACCAAGATTCCCTGACGATTAATTAAAATTTCGTCAGGAAATAACTTGCATAGCTATGTAGATATGACTATGCATACGATTTA comes from Rivularia sp. PCC 7116 and encodes:
- a CDS encoding cytochrome b/b6 domain-containing protein is translated as MSAKFHQPYQPLLLRILHALIGLFTIGAIITAFWTYDVFDGRWGTISLPKFTEIEGIHGTFGVWTLLIFPLFAIYAFHRGQRRLIQPDSFKNLTKFGEPMWWYSLHRLVNTLSILAVTFAVCSGKMMDEKWLPQGELNHSWYYAHLISWLILVICLALHVLMSIKVGSVPLILSMINLRFRSKDSPGLWQENFYSWRSNFNMVIVKQWLSSLSLLKVIEIFVFIAIISALVASVIKEIS
- a CDS encoding alpha/beta fold hydrolase — encoded protein: MAETFKLNIGSAELAVECSGEGKPLIFLHAGVADKRMWHYQMAGLNDSYQVVAYDRRGFGETTTADQAFSHIEDLRKVLDKLEVSNTFLVGCSQGGRIAIDFTLAYPQRVTKLVLISTAISGAPAPETFAPNIQARINTLKEAEETNDLARVNAIEANLWLDGATSQKGRVNSALRELFLDMNGIALGMPELTQEIEPNNAYERLSVLSLPVLVIWGELDFPHIKQRCQYIVDTIPNAWGEEIPGTAHLPNFEKPEKINKLLRDFLG
- a CDS encoding DarT ssDNA thymidine ADP-ribosyltransferase family protein — encoded protein: MHGLNQAVLWELDCKFYQENAASNNAKENILEMRTQAITQPDVLKNMFSDYGRIKREILEIPSNFTTYPQAEVLVFNQIDAQYIDAVHFYNLNVGNCWAKQNPGNYLQKFYGECRYYFSPRQDWEMW
- a CDS encoding NAD(P)H-dependent glycerol-3-phosphate dehydrogenase; amino-acid sequence: MANQKTVAILGAGAWGKALTTLAQINAHDVRIFSRRGSQTLEQTVEGADIILSAVSMKGVRDVASQLKSLSVSPQTIFVTATKGLDPQTTCTPSQIWQDNFPDNPVVVLCGPNLSKEITKELPAATVVASKIESAAESTQLVFNSTRFRVYTNSDPLGVELGGTLKNVMAIAAGVCDGLQLGTNAKAALMTRGLTEMVRIGVHWGAKPETFYGLSGLGDILATCNSPLSRNYQVGYQLGQGKTLTEILSQLEETAEGVNTAEVLVHRAKQQNISMPITQEVYRLLKAEVTPRQALMDLMKRDIKPEYNN